The proteins below are encoded in one region of Thermothelomyces thermophilus ATCC 42464 chromosome 1, complete sequence:
- a CDS encoding glycoside hydrolase family 51 protein (CAZy_ID 267846) → MASLSLRALLGFVGATAAVTVTVASSGGHATSPYMYGIMFEDINQSGDGGLYAELISNRAFQNESLKSWSAVGDSTLALDTTTPLSWALPRSVRVKGGKGKAGLRNSGYWGIDVKHTDTYTGSFYSYGEYRGSFTASLVSDITNETLAITKIKSKSVANAWTKHEFKLHPTKSAANSNNSFVLEFRPSHETELKFNLISLFPPTYNNRPNGMRRDLMEKLRDLKPSFLRIPGGNNLEGNFAGNHWNWSATIGPLIERPGRMGVWGYENTDGLGLVEYMHWAEDLGVDVVLGVAAGLYLNGDVVPEEELDFFVQDALNELEFLMGDVSTPYGALRAKLGYPRPWKIKFVEIGNEDNLWGGLDSYKSYRLRAFYDAIKAKYPDIFIFSSTDEVVYKKSGRDYHKYTRPDYSVSQFHLFDNWTAEHPVLIGEYATIQNNTGKLEDTDWDAPKNAWSNWIGSVAEAVFLLGAERNADKIWGTAFAPLFQNLNNYQWAPDLISFTADPADTTVSVSYPIIQLFSEHRITHTLPAASPDGFGPLYWAAGRGGLGGGGGGGGGGGGHVSSSSSSYILKVAVYNSTGSEDVPVSVRFEGLPKGSPATLTVLTAAGSDPWAKNTPGRPDAVNKTIQHLRAGKHGEIDFSLPDLSVAVLVARGK, encoded by the exons ATGGCATCTCTCTCACTCCGGGCTCTCCTCGGGTTTGTTGGCGCCACGGCAGCGGTGACCGTGACCGTGGCCAGCTCTGGCGGACATGCCACTTCTCCGTACATGTACGGTATCATGTTTGAGGACATTAACCAGAGTGGCGATGGTGGCTT GTACGCCGAGTTGATCTCGAACCGGGCCTTTCAAAACGAGTCGCTAAAGTCCTGGAGCGCCGTGGGCGACAGCACGCTGGCGCTCGACACCACCACGCCGCTGTCGTGGGCCCTGCCTCGCTCGGTCCGGGTCAAGGGGGGAAAGGGCAAGGCCGGCCTGAGGAACTCGGGCTACTGGGGCATCGACGTCAAGCACACCGACACGTACACCGGCAGCTTCTACTCGTACGGCGAGTACAGGGGTAGCTTCACCGCCTCCCTCGTGTCCGACATCACCAACGAGACGCTGGCCATCACCAAGATCAAGTCCAAGTCGGTCGCCAATGCCTGGACGAAGCACGAGTTCAAGTTGCACCCGACCAAGAGCGCGGcgaacagcaacaacagcttCGTCCTCGAGTTCCGCCCCAGCCATGAGACGGAGCTCAAGTTCAACCTGATCAGCCTCTTCCCCCCAACATACAACAACAG GCCGAACGGTATGCGCCGGGACTTGATGGAGAAGCTCCGTGACCTCAAGCCGAGTTTCCTTCGGATACCTGGCGGCAACAACCT CGAGGGCAACTTTGCCGGCAACCACTGGAACTGGTCCGCCACGATCGGCCCGCTGATTGAGCGGCCCGGCCGCATGGGCGTGTGGGGGTACGAGAACACGGATGGGCTCGGCCTGGTCGAGTACATGCACTGGGCGGAGGACTTGGGCGTCGACGTCGTGCTCGGGGTGGCCGCGGGTCTCTACCTGAACGGCGACGTCGTTcccgaggaggagctggacTTCTTCGTGCAGGACGCGCTCAACGAGCTCGAGTTCCTGATGGGCGACGTCTCGACTCCGTACGGCGCCCTGCGCGCCAAGCTCGGCTACCCCAGGCCGTGGAAGATCAAGTTCGTCGAGATCGGCAACGAAGACAACCTCTGGGGCGGCCTCGACTCGTACAAGAGCTACCGACTGAGGGCCTTCTACGACGCCATCAAGGCCAAGTACCCGGACATCTTCATCTTCTCATCGACCGACGAGGTCGTCTACAAGAAGTCGGGCCGCGATTACCACAAGTACACGCGTCCGGACTACTCCGTCTCCCAGTTCCACCTGTTTGACAACTGGACTGCGGAGCACCCCGTCCTCATCGGCGA GTACGCCACCATCCAGAACAACACGGGCAAGCTCGAGGACACGGACTGGGACGCGCCCAAGAACGCGTGGTCCAACTGGATCGGCTCCGTCGCCGAGGCCGTCTTCCTGCTCGGCGCCGAGCGCAACGCCGACAAGATCTGGGGCACCGCCTTCGCGCCGCTGTTCCAGAACCTCAACAACTACCAGTGGGCC CCCGACCTGATCTCCTTCACCGCCGACCCGGCCGACACCACCGTCAGCGTGTCGTACCCCATCATCCAGCTCTTCTCGGAGCACCGCATCACCCACACCCTCCCGGCCGCGTCCCCGGACGGGTTCGGCCCGCTGTACTGGGCCGCCGGTcgcggcggcctcggcggcggcggcggcggcggcggcggcggcggcggtcacgtgtcctcctcctcctcctcctacaTCCTCAAGGTGGCCGTTTACAACAGCACCGGGTCCGAGGACGTGCCGGTGAGCGTGCGCTTCGAGGGCCTCCCGAAGGGCAGCCCCGCAACCCTGACGGTGCTGACGGCGGCCGGCAGCGACCCCTGGGCCAAGAACACGCCTGGCCGTCCCGACGCCGTCAACAAGACCATCCAGCACCTGCGGGCTGGCAAGCACGGCGAGATCGACTTCAGCCTGCCCGACCTGTCGGTCGCCGTCTTGGTTGCGCGGGGGAAGTGA